The nucleotide sequence CGAATACGACCTTCTTTCCATTGCTGTAAGAAGATACCTGCCAGGGCCGCCGTAGAAAACATAAATTCGCCCGTAAAGTAGCGGGTAAAGAAGCTGACCCGAAAGATGGGGAGATAGCCCCCCACCCATATATGAAAAGCGGGCCAAAGACGGTAAGCCTTTAAGAGGAAAAAGAGCACCATGAGGGTAAAAAAGAGGGCTTTTCCACGAAAGGCCAATCCTTGAAAACCCAGAGCCAGGATCATCAAAACAACCATTATACCGATATATCCCGGAAAGAGTTGCCAGTTCGAGTTATCCCAGGTAGTCTGAAGGAGGGGACCCCAGAAATAAGGAACCCACAATCCAAATAAATGGGAAGGAGAAACGGCTTCGAGTCCTACCCTAAAATATCGATCATCATGGATGCCGAGATTGGCAATTCTTAGAAATTCTGTGAAAGGAAGTAAAGTAATAGCCGAAAGGGCAAAGCCTAGAAGAGTCGCCCCTACAAACCAGCAGCCAGAAGTCAGAAGCCGGAAGCCGAAGGTGAGAAACCTTACCTTTGACTCCTGGTTTCCAGCTTCTTGAACAGTTCGAAATAAAAAGTAAATTCCCGTATAAAAAAGAGCAAAAAAAGTCGGCTCCGGATGCCCACCTAAAATGGCCAGGCCTATGAGAAGTCCGGTTAAACTTAAAGTTTTTAGACCCGGATTTTCCACAAGCAGCTCCGATACGTATAAGAGACCGGGGAGTAACATGACGGTGTTGATGTAAACCAAATTAAGATTTAACACGAGATGACCGCAGAACATAAAAGCTGCAGCCCCTACAAAGGCGGCAAAGCTTTCCAATTTCAAAAAGCGACGAAAGAACCAGTAAGCCAAGACCCCGGCAATGAAAAATCTAAGAAGAATAAAGAAATCCCACATCTTCGGACTGGGATTCCAGAACAGGAGGAAATACAGGGGGAAGAATACCGCCGACTCCATGATGGCATTGAGGGGAATCCCCAGGGAAGAATGGGGATTCCAAAGGGGAATCTGACCGCTTTTATAAATTCTAGAAGTCAACTGAATCAGGGGTTCATAATAAGCGGACGAGGATATGGGATCGATAACATGATAGGGTTTGATAGGAGGTCCGCTGGTCAATAAGGTATAATCTAAAAAGACCACATCATAAAAAAAGATCCCCATGAGAAGGATAAATCCCATAATGGCCCAGAAGTCTTTTTTAATCCTTGCTTTTTTAAGCTGAAGTATCCTGAATCTTAAAGCCATTTATTTTTTATTCCTGACCCTGCCGGAATAAATCCAGATAGCGACCACTATTCCACATCCCAGGAGGGTCAGCCAGGCTCCTAATTTATAGGATAGGGGTTGGTAAATAAACTCTATGTGGTGGGTTCCTGACTCTACAAAGACCGATCGGATAAAGTAATTCGTCAAGTAGAGGGGGGTTTCCTTACCATCGATAAACCCTTTCCAACCGGGAAAATAGGCATCGGTTAAAACTAAAAAACCGGGGTGCTCCAGATTAGCTTTTATGAGAACCCGATTAGGGGTATAGCGTATTATTTCTGCCGTAGAACCATCCACCTCTGGAGCGTTATACCCGGTTAACATATGGGGGTCTTTAACCGCTTCCTCCAGAACAATCTGTCTTCGTAGATCAAAGGAAGCATCCTTCAACCGCTGAATCACCTCCTCAGGATCTGATACCACAAAAGCCCGATGCACCACAAAAACCCGAGGAAAGGCTTGCTCGTTGCGATAAACATTGGCTTCTTGTTGGTAGACCAGGGTGAAG is from Candidatus Limnocylindrales bacterium and encodes:
- a CDS encoding YfhO family protein — translated: MALRFRILQLKKARIKKDFWAIMGFILLMGIFFYDVVFLDYTLLTSGPPIKPYHVIDPISSSAYYEPLIQLTSRIYKSGQIPLWNPHSSLGIPLNAIMESAVFFPLYFLLFWNPSPKMWDFFILLRFFIAGVLAYWFFRRFLKLESFAAFVGAAAFMFCGHLVLNLNLVYINTVMLLPGLLYVSELLVENPGLKTLSLTGLLIGLAILGGHPEPTFFALFYTGIYFLFRTVQEAGNQESKVRFLTFGFRLLTSGCWFVGATLLGFALSAITLLPFTEFLRIANLGIHDDRYFRVGLEAVSPSHLFGLWVPYFWGPLLQTTWDNSNWQLFPGYIGIMVVLMILALGFQGLAFRGKALFFTLMVLFFLLKAYRLWPAFHIWVGGYLPIFRVSFFTRYFTGEFMFSTAALAGIFLQQWKEGRIRIRYLALSAFLGLLSLVLLLGLHYTVLREQNKLDYALQQVQIPALLCLLTGIGTGVLWKKPLFLHLILPVFLGFLLILELFIWLPKAHYKRSQLYSYANPPPHIKFIKQEPGVFRVYGLHGFLFPTTASGYGLDDFGAIDGLFNSLYVTFVRELIRPYKNFYITGISVPDVENRFFSLLNLKYVITNPGAPPPAPFFTLVFWQDACVYRNENAFPRAFIVHRAEIVPNLEAAIKRLKEASFDLRRRIILERSVEDPAMLTGYQAPEVDESTAEIVKYTPTRIVIKAHLEHAGFLVLSDPYFPGWKVFVDGQEKKMYLTDALIRSVFVDPGVHTVEFVYQPVSYKLGAWLTLLGCGTVAALWTWVCCRKN
- a CDS encoding YfhO family protein, whose protein sequence is FTLVYQQEANVYRNEQAFPRVFVVHRAFVVSDPEEVIQRLKDASFDLRRQIVLEEAVKDPHMLTGYNAPEVDGSTAEIIRYTPNRVLIKANLEHPGFLVLTDAYFPGWKGFIDGKETPLYLTNYFIRSVFVESGTHHIEFIYQPLSYKLGAWLTLLGCGIVVAIWIYSGRVRNKK